A region of the Haematobia irritans isolate KBUSLIRL chromosome 5, ASM5000362v1, whole genome shotgun sequence genome:
AATTTCCCAATAATATtcagcatttattttgacctcaCGGTAGAAGAATTCGAGCGGGGAGCCAGCCGTTACAAATCCCATACTATTACCATCGGCGTCGCTTGAGTTCtgatcaatttggaatggcgtCTCATCGGAAAACCCCCAAATTCGTTAACTGACCACTTTTGAGCAAGTGCAAAAATTATTGGCTCTTTCCGGTCTAACTTGTTTTGTGCTTCGGTAAGCTCTTGGACATCAATGGCATTACTCCAAGCTCATTTTTTAATAGGTGTTGCAGGATTTTTTTAACGAGCAAGTTTTTAATCACTATGGTGTGGTATGTTCGATTAAAtctgaccaattttcgcatcatATCTGATTTTTCCTGAAGTATTAAAGAACATCTGAGAACTTAAGTTACAAATCCTTCATCAAATTTGATGAAGGattttctcaaatataaaattgtttccttgtccaaaggtcgataaatttttgatgaagccgttttgtccttatacccaacaaaaaaaaaactcgccaaaaaagtagtgaaaatgttctttttggatccggaagtggtgcaaaattggcgcagaagcgatgactttaaaatgggcttatcataggacggatgtccaccatttcaacagttgttgcactgaatttgcatcacttcttaaggtatgatgcgaatccagtgatttggatgtgaataaagaaattttgtgatattttgacgaataaataaattaaactttttttatgatttttaatgcattataacgcttatccggaacgtttgacatcaaatattttcaaaaattcgaaatttttctagaaatgatttagatttttttcggcaaaatttaaataatttgcactattttattaattatacccttcaccactactgtggtacagggtataataagtttgtgcatttgtatgtaacgccaaaaaggaaaagtctgagacccatcgtttagtataccgatcgtcttagaattaaattctgagtcgatttagcgatgtccgtctgtctgtctgtctgtctgtctgtctgtccgtctgtctgtctgttgatgtatttttgtgtgcaaagtacagctcgcagttttagtccgattgtcctaaaatttggtatagggtgcagtttcggctcaaagacgacccctattgattttggaaaaaatcggttcagatttagatatttctgccatatatatttttcaccgatctggtcattattggcgtgtatatcaaccgatcttcctcaaattccgtacatccgaatattttatgtgttTCGAaacacttgcaaaatatcagccaaatcggttcagatttagatatagctcccatatatagctttcgcccgatttacactcatttgcccacagaagaaatttttttgctccgatttagttgaaattttacacagggagtagaattagcaatatatctatgcgtgtcaaatttggttgaaatcggttcagatttagatatagctcccatatatagctttcgcccgatttacactcaaatgaccacagaagccaattttttgctccgatttagttgaaattttgcacagggagtataattagcattgtagctatgcacgccaaatttggttaaaatcggttcagatttagatatagctcccatatatagctttcgcccgatttacactcatatgaccacagaggccaatttttaactccgatttagttgaaattttgcacagggagtagaattagcattgttgctatacgtaccaaatttggttgaaatcggttcagatttagatatatctcccatatatagctttcgcccgatttacactcatatgaccacagaggccaatttttaactccgatttagttgatattttgcacagggggtagaattagcattgtagctatgcgtgccaaatttggttgacatcggttcagatttagatttagctcccatatatatgtttttctgatttcgaccaacattttccttgtaaaatcgccactgcttagtcgaaaagttataaaaatgactctaattttcctaaacttctaatatatatatcgagcgataaatcataaataaacttttgcgaagtttccttaaattgcttcagatttaaatgtttcccatatttttttttactaaaattgtgttccaccctagtgcattagccaacttaaattttgagtctatagattttgtataagtctatcaacttttgtccaaatcgagtgatatttaaatgtatttatttgggacaaacctttatatatagcacccaacacatttgacggatgtgatatggtatcgaaaatttagatctacaaagtggtgcagggtataatatagacggccccgcccgactttagactttccttaaagcagattaaaaactattttattaatttttaatctgtttttaacccgtttgaaacaataaaattttaaatttcccattaaaaatacgaaaaaagcaagttataaaaaattgactcaaataaacttcctgtgcagttaaaataaagaatatcttttggaggacatttttggaagtgcttttaatgttgtgccttaagaagaacttccaaatttttttttgctggatagttaagtgattcctcttaaaaaaattatgaaataattcataatttctatgaaaactgtTTTCTGCCGAAGTGGGTCAGATTTATTAAAGTCATCAGGTCAacggaatttttctttattttagccaGTTTTGTGTCGAATCACCGAACTTTAAGGACAAATCaccctctaggttaggttaggtggcagcccgatgtatcaggttcatttagactattcagtccattgtgataccacattgttgaacttttcttttatcactgagtactggccgattccatgttaagctcaatgacaaggggcctactttttatacccgagtccgaacggcattccacattgcagtgaaaccacttagagaagctttgaaaccctcagaaatgtcaccagcattactgaggtgggataatccacggctgaaaaactgtttggtgttcggtcgaagcaggaatcgaacccacgaccttgtgtatgcaaggcgggcatgctaaccattggtcCCTCTCACCCTCTAGGAAATGGTTATTCACTTTTGCtctatcagagaaatacgtatTCTGTGAtaggtaaaattttggcattttaagcacattaaatctttggatttggaaaaatattattcCAGTGTACAATGACTTCCAATTGAAAAGTTTTGATGTAGAGTGTCATACCCTCAAAACATTGATGCCACTTACCAAAATATACgatagttaaaaaataataatttattaaatacaaCAAATATTGAAGACATATAcaatattaatttcaaatataattcTATTCTATAAAAAGTGGTTGCGAACAATTAAAATGACCATGGAGATATAACTCAATATCTCAACACCAATTATTCCCCCTGCATTAGTATTAGGATTTTGTGCATCTTCAAACTTGGGAATAAGGGCATTGCAAACTGGCAAAGTATTAGGATTACAGAGATAACACCCATCGGAGGCCATACATGTTCTCTGTTGTTCCAAGGTCGAAGCACATCCTCGAACAGTTCTATTTCCTTCTTTTAGAGCATAACACAGAATATTGGGTATTCGACTTATGTGGCAATGTGTTGGATCCATATATAAAGGTTCACCTTCGATTCTACATTTGGGATCCTAAATAGCAATAATAAGAAAAAAGATGTTAATggaatattatatatagcccatatataacATGAACACTGGCAGAAAAAGTTTGGAATATTAAGGCAAATTAATCTAATTTCATAAATAACATAcattgaaaatgttcgttatttttaaaaattatatacataaaacgaAACATTTCATGCAGTTACAGGacattttcattgttttgtATATTGTCAATATATCCAacattaatgaattttttctttatatgtaGTACAAATTGTTGCTTACCAATTTGGAATCACATTGAATACATTCCAAATCCATATTATTTGGAGACCACTCATTACAGAgatcatctttacatttatgACACTGGTTTAAGATGTCTATATTATTGCCCTGACATTTGATACGTATATCCTCGGTAATGTTTCCCAAGCAGCCTTTGGCTATTATTGTTCCTAAAAGATatgcaaataaattaatattgcaATGCAATAAATCAAAACTTATATTTACCTTCATTAAAAATCGTGGCACATACAGTCTCCCCATCGGGACACTTATCTACCTTTCCTTGATCCATCTGTTCACAATCTGCACCCTCGCAATGATAACATTCAAGTGCCGTTACAATGAAACGACTGTGGCCAACGAAGAGAAGACCCCACAACAGGAGTTTATTGCTTGTAGAACTAGAAAGCAACTGCATTTTACGACTTTCGAATTGGGATTGACTTTATTTGCCATAAATGTAAGTTTCTAATATAGTAGCACAATGAGAAACGTAATATAATTTCCAAGAACACAAGCCCTCCTCTACAAGAGTTTCACGCAGTTATCAATGTTTGCACAAATCTCGGTCAATGGGTGATATAATGAGGAAATCGGTG
Encoded here:
- the LOC142238431 gene encoding uncharacterized protein LOC142238431 — encoded protein: MQLLSSSTSNKLLLWGLLFVGHSRFIVTALECYHCEGADCEQMDQGKVDKCPDGETVCATIFNEGTIIAKGCLGNITEDIRIKCQGNNIDILNQCHKCKDDLCNEWSPNNMDLECIQCDSKLDPKCRIEGEPLYMDPTHCHISRIPNILCYALKEGNRTVRGCASTLEQQRTCMASDGCYLCNPNTLPVCNALIPKFEDAQNPNTNAGGIIGVEILSYISMVILIVRNHFL